A segment of the Lycium ferocissimum isolate CSIRO_LF1 chromosome 10, AGI_CSIRO_Lferr_CH_V1, whole genome shotgun sequence genome:
GTGATTCAACTATTCTTGTTCCTCAGAGGACAATAGAACCCGTATCCCTTAGAATGAGCCGGATAACCAATGAAAAACAACGCGAGGTTCTAGGTTCAGTTTTCTTCTCAGAAGAGTTATAGATTCTCACCTCAGCAGGGCAACCCCAAACTCGAAAATGGTTTAGGCTAGGTTTTCTATTTGTCCACAACTCAAAAGGTGTTTTAGGAACTGACTTGGAAGGAACACGGTTAAGAATGTACACGGCTGTTTTAATGGCTTCATCCCAGAGGAAACCAGGTAAATTAGATCTACTCATCATACTTCTCATCATGTCTTTTAAAGTACGGTTTCGCCTTTCAGCTACACCATTTTGTTCAGGACTACCAGGCATGGTATACTGAGCAACTATGCCACAATCTTGCAGATATTTGGCAAAGGGTCCCATATTTTGCCCAGCCTCGGTGTGTCTACCATAGTACTCACCCCCACGATCAGACCTCACTATCTTAATGACCTTTCCCGCCTGTTTCTCTACTTCAGCTTTTAaacattttgaatttttcaagaGAATCGATTTTTCTTTAATAAGAAAGACATAACCATGCGAGAAAAGTCATCAATGAAGGTGATGAAATAACTAGAACCATGATTGTTGTAGAATATGGACCACTTATGTCTGTGTGAATAATTTCCAGCAAATCAGAACTACGAGTAGCacccttttttcttgttttagtcAACTTTCCTCTAATACAATCAATACATGTTCCTATGTCCCCGCAATCAAGAGAACGTAAAATATTGGACTTGACTAATCTATTAACTCTGTCTTTAGAGATATGACCCAAACGCCTATGCCACAACATACCTGacttttcatttaaaaaaggaCGTTTAGATCCAACAATCTCAGAATTAAAAGAGTTGTATTCAACATCAGAAGCCAAGGAAATTTTAAATAAACCATCAGATAGCATTCCATGACCAACAACTTCAGAGTTCAGAAGCAAATTAACTTTTCCATTGAGAGAACTAAAACCAAAACCAGCTCTATCTAAAAGAGcaagagaaatcaaattccGTCTGAAAGACGGTACATAAAAAGTGTTTTCCAGAACAAGTTTAAAACCAGTTTCTAAGTCTAAAACTACTGTTCCTATGAactctacttcaacttggacATCTGTGGCGACTCTAATTTTTGACTCTGTTTCCTTTGgcttccttttgtttgtgaaccCCTGCAAGGAAATGGCAACATGGGCAGTAGCTGCACTGTCAAACCACCAagaattaatggggacatctACTAAGTGTGACTCAAAACAAACAAGAGCAAGATGATTACCTTCTTTTGTCTCCTTCTTTTTTATCCAGGCATGGAATTTGACACAATCTCTTTGCTTGTGACCAGGTTTCTTACAAAAGAagcaattattatttttcttaaaaactgCGTTATTAACCCCAGGATATTCGGTCTGATCTTTACCATGTCTTTTGGTGTCCTGACCCTTCTTAAAAGTATGATTATTAGATCTTTGAAACTTCCTAGGCCCCTTACTAGAGCTAGCTTTGGAATCATGGGAAACAAACAAGGCTATCTGACCCTTCTCTCTTCTAATTTTCTCCTCTTTAACAACACATTTAGAGATAAGGTCATTGATTGACCAAGCTTCATTTTGAGTATTATAGGCAGTTTTCATTTG
Coding sequences within it:
- the LOC132035314 gene encoding uncharacterized protein LOC132035314, yielding MKTAYNTQNEAWSINDLISKCVVKEEKIRREKGQIALFVSHDSKASSSKGPRKFQRSNNHTFKKGQDTKRHGKDQTEYPGVNNAVFKKNNNCFFCKKPGHKQRDCVKFHAWIKKKETKEGVHKQKEAKGNRVKN